GGCACCGGCCCGTTTGTGTCCAACACTTTCACAGACCCTTTCTTTATAATCGAGACACTTTGCATCATATGGTTCTCGTTCGAACTGCTCGTTCGCTTTTTTGCGTGCCCCAGCAAGGCCACGTTTTCCAAAAACATCATGAACATTATTGATATCGTGGCCATTATCCCCTACTTTATCACTCTGGGCACCGAGCTGGCTGAGAGTCAAGCCAATGGACAGCAAGCCATGTCGCTCGCCATCCTCCGCGTAATCCGTCTGGTGAGAGTATTTCGCATCTTCAAGCTCTCGCGCCATTCCAAAGGTCTCCAGATTCTGGGACAGACCCTAAAGGCCAGCATGAGGGAACTGGGACTGCTCATCTTTTTCCTTTTCATAGGTGTTATTTTGTTCTCCAGCGCCGTGTACTTCGCAGAGGCCGACGACCCTACCTCGAGCTTCAGCAGCATCCCAGATGCGTTTTGGTGGGCTGTGGTCACCATGACTACGGTCGGTTACGGAGACATGCACCCAGTAACCATCGGAGGCAAAATCGTTGGCTCTCTGTGCGCCATCGCAGGCGTATTGACAATTGCGCTCCCGGTACCTGTCATCGTTTCCAATTTCAATTACTTTTATCACCGGGAAACCGACGGAGAAGAGCACGCGCAATATCTCCACGTAGGCAGCTGCCAGCACCTGAACTCCACGGAAGAACTCAAACGGACACAAAGCACGTCGTCCCTTAGCAAATCGGAATACATGGTTATCGAGGAAGGAATAAATAGCGCCTTCAAACAGCCAAACTACACGAACCAGAACAATCAAAACTgcgtaaatataaaaaagattttCACAGACGTTTAAATCATGTACAGTGCCAGACAGCCACAGGCATGCCACATTATGTCTTACAATAATCACCACGACGCACCCCTTAAAATGCAAGGTCGTGCGTTATTAAATGTTATGGACAAACCAGCATATTACACAGAAGTAGACCAGGGCGCCATTTGGGTACAAAACGGTGCCAAAATGCACCGATTCACGTGTTGCATTTATCTACAGCAAAAATAATAAGGCTTAGGTCAGGGACTAAAAACTAGAAGTATCCAAACTGCAAATATTGTGCTCGTAAGTCCGTTTGTTATCAGTGTTAACATATAATCACCATAATATGTTAGTATTAACGATATGTTACGTTTTGTGGCAAAGTGATACGAATGTGTCGCTGTTAATGTGAACAAACTGAATATGCTCGGAGATAATGTGTTAATCATATGTATTTTGttgatataaatatatacatatatatctcAGTGCAGACTCCGTTTAAACGCAATGAATGttgaaaaaataacaatacGTTGTTGATAATGTAATCAAACTATATTGAATCTCAATCGCTTTGCCTGTACCAAATTAATGAAAGGATTTTATATTCAgtctaaatactatttattttgcGATCAAGTGCGAATTAATGTAGTCTTCTCCAGATGATGTAAACTCAAATCACGTTTAGTCTAAAAATAGCACGTTCACGATTTCCCCCAAAGTGACACATCACTGTAGTTTGGTCCACAAAAAAGGAAGCATGCATGGAGAAAAGCACCCTGGACTCATCTGGCATGGGAAACTGAGACGAGATCAGAGACTGAGCGAGGGATCACGCCTTCATGACGGTTCCCCCTGAGTCCGCCTTGTGATGCAGTCTCCATGGCGACTACAGTTTCCTGGGTAACCCCCATTAACGTTACCATGACATCCTCCCCGTTGTCAGAGCAACGCTCCAGATGGTTCACAAAGCCTGACTGGCAAAAGAGCGCGTGAATTGGGATGAGAAAAGAATCCCTTCGTGGGATTTATGGCTTCGACATTTTGCAGCCCTGTACTAAGTAATTATGCAAAACGGATTTCGCAACGAATTTGCATGGTACTAGGTTTGCAAACCATCGGGAGCTGATGCAGTCACACCCTGCCTTATATTTTCGTCGTTTACAAATGGCACATTGACATCACAGACGATGCGTTTGAAATGATCGTGCAGATTTGCGAAATGCGCGTGCAGTGTGCATGCGTGACTCCAGCGCGCGCAGCAGGTTGCTCGGATTGTTATTGTGGCCCGTGCATTTGGTACTTCGACTTTGTAGCTGTCAAATTGTCTGTGCTGGTTACTGGCTCGCGCGTGCGTCCTCCTGTGGAGAAGACAGGACACGAGGCGCAGGGCGAGCCGATTACCGGAGGTTTCACGCTGACGCTCCCGTTGAAGGGTCCGAGATGCGCGACGCCTTCCAAGAGTTCAGTCAGACAGAATCACTCTCAACCTGTAGACCAGTCGCCATTTTAAGCGTTTTTTTAATTCTCCAAATAAATTCTATAGATCACTTTTCAATATAGGGAAAGATCATCTTGGTTTTCTTATAGAACGTACAATTCTTTTAACGTAGGCctatttaatcaaaaacattcaaatttataatttttttcaatCCAATGTTCTATTTTCATGACATTCATTTAAAGAATTTCATTGATTCAATGTAACAATATTTATCGCTTATGTAATGTGCAATTTTTAAATAGGTAATTACACTGGCACATGATGCCAGCTCAGTGCTGCCATCATGTGCCCATGcaacatatattaaaacaaattcttGCTCTGTTGATAACATATTTCCTGTCTAAACCTTCAAGAACAAGTTTTAGATTTTACTACTAGGTCCTGCGAAGAACATTAAATATTGCTTGAATTCATTTGTTTAGAAACTAGTTGTATGTTGCTACTTCAGTGCTACCAGGAAAATACCAGAATATAGTTTTTTAGTAATCCTTTTTGTCACTAATAGCTTCTTTGTGTCATATTGTATGTGTAATTGCACATCCACACATTTTCCATCCTCTCCATTACAATACTTACAGTACAATCGCTCTTTGTTTCTGATCTGTAAATGGTTTTCAAAGTCTGTCCAAAACGTTTTAGCAGTCATCTGACTAGGAAGCAGTAGTCTATATTTACAGAGTATGTGAGAGTGTATTTTATACACTGACTCTCACATTCAGTAGCTGTTAGTTCTAAAACGCGTGAACACAGAGCGTGAAACCTGAGGTGTCTCGGCTCGGCTGACACCTCGCGAAATTCAGGGTGACATCTGCATCTGCCTTGCTCTGAGGCTCACATGTCCATTAACTCTTTCTTACATGCTAAAggatattcttttttttactttctcttTTATTCCCTCTTTAAGGAACAAGACACTGTGTTGACTGGAATTCTGAGGTTTGCCCAATTTCAAGCACGTTTGTTATTTTCCCATCCACACTCCACGAAAGCAACAGGATATTGAAGGTAAATCTCTTTTGTAGTTTTCCACACATTTTTTGCAAGTTTGTCTGTAAAATATTATTTGCTGTGCTGTTACGTATATTGCAACCCACATAGGCAACCCATTCATAGTTTTAACCACACATGCTGTTAAAAAATGTTGACACTGTAGCTTTGAAAATCTGTAtcacttactgtatattcagtcattcattgtgtgtgtgtgtgtgtgtactggtaTTCATTACTGTGTGGGGATAGTAATACCAGTAGATTttgaccttgtggggacatttttcagGCCCCCGTGAgggaaaacagcttataaatcataatgaattatatttattGAAGATGTAAGAGTGCAGAAAGTTTATTAGGCTTAGGTGTTGGAGTGTTAGGGGATAGGATATATCATAAGcttgatataaaatcaatggaagtctatggaatgtccccataaaacatggaaacctctgtgtgtgtgtgcgtgcgtgcgtgcgtgcgcgtgtgtgtgtggcgttgtttttatatcccggtggggacctaaacctgcatgcacaccaacacatggggactcgtgtcaccgtgg
The Triplophysa rosa linkage group LG7, Trosa_1v2, whole genome shotgun sequence genome window above contains:
- the kcna3a gene encoding potassium voltage-gated channel subfamily A member 3, which gives rise to MDDHYNLIDSPSASHRGNNADNHGYAETEKDIMTVVACDNMLEETAALPSHLSMDRYEPDHECCERVVINISGLRFETQLKTFNQFPDTLLGDPKKRMRYFDPLRNEYFFDRNRPSFDAILYYYQSGGRIRRPVNVPIDIFSEEIRFYQLGEEAMEKFREDEGFIKEEERPLPNHEFQRQVWLLFEYPESSGPARGIAIVSVLVILISIVIFCLETLPEFRDDRDPTTVSPIVNGTGPFVSNTFTDPFFIIETLCIIWFSFELLVRFFACPSKATFSKNIMNIIDIVAIIPYFITLGTELAESQANGQQAMSLAILRVIRLVRVFRIFKLSRHSKGLQILGQTLKASMRELGLLIFFLFIGVILFSSAVYFAEADDPTSSFSSIPDAFWWAVVTMTTVGYGDMHPVTIGGKIVGSLCAIAGVLTIALPVPVIVSNFNYFYHRETDGEEHAQYLHVGSCQHLNSTEELKRTQSTSSLSKSEYMVIEEGINSAFKQPNYTNQNNQNCVNIKKIFTDV